The Mya arenaria isolate MELC-2E11 chromosome 16, ASM2691426v1 genome includes a window with the following:
- the LOC128221709 gene encoding LOW QUALITY PROTEIN: cartilage matrix protein-like (The sequence of the model RefSeq protein was modified relative to this genomic sequence to represent the inferred CDS: substituted 1 base at 1 genomic stop codon), translating to MTIQSSSIDKNISIDGAWTTWXSYSPCTKSCGSGTQFRERSCTNPRPANGGADCTGNARENHACNTAACPTAPPPTTTVQTLPPATMATGCVEPADIVFILDASGSVGASNFQKMLGFVNTLVDGFPIGPTQTHIGLLTFDTKVYNQFHLNKYNDKTAIKNAVTSTQYTSGTTHTAEAIKYARETSFSTANGMRANVAKVAIIVTDGKSNNAAATASEAASLRAHGITVFAVGVGAGAQQSELNSMATDPDSSHVFQVDNFNNLANIKTSLSHQACEVKVVTLPPTTPAPKADCQAQADIMFLLDSSGSVGSPNFQTMKGFVHDMMNSFNIGPNAVQVGVDTFQTSVKAEFYMNTYQDRPSVQQAINNIAYHSGLTHTGEALRFMHTDSFSAAHGDRANVPNIAIVVTDGQSNNPTLTAAEAKAARDAGITILAIGVGHGVVRSELNEIASDPDSTHVFTADSFSALSSLNALLSTKACEVSKPHAQPHTAPNCAAKADVAFILDSSGSIGATNYQKMLQFVRDVTSKFDVGPDKVRIATESFSDRTFPQFNLNRYTTQQQVDQAIANIPYKQGTTNTGQALHDAYTTIFNQNNGDRPGIPNIAIVVTDGRSTNRPNTLAEAQKLRNSGVQVFAVGVGGGVDTSELNAIASDPDSSHVLTVQDFSQLASITASLNSQACAAIPPTGQTVMTTIPPHACQDNLPNCKAYELPGVCTSYAEWSHSNCAASCGFCRK from the exons ATGACTATACAAAGTTCAAG tattgataaaaatatttcaattgacGGAGCTTGGACAACGTGGTGATCATACTCCCCGTGCACAAAGTCCTGCGGAAGCGGCACTCAGTTCCGTGAGCGCTCCTGCACCAACCCGCGCCCGGCTAACGGCGGAGCAGACTGTACCGGAAACGCCAGAGAGAATCACGCGTGTAACACAGCCGCCTGCCCAACGGCACCTCCACCGACAACCACGGTTCAGACGCTCCCTCCAGCCACAATGGCTACTG GTTGTGTTGAGCCCGCGGACATTGTGTTCATCTTGGACGCTTCCGGAAGCGTCGGGGCTTCGAACTTCCAGAAAATGCTGGGCTTTGTCAACACCCTGGTAGACGGGTTCCCGATCGGGCCCACGCAGACTCATATCGGACTGCTGACCTTTGACACGAAGGTCTACAACCAGTTCCATCTGAACAAGTACAACGACAAGACCGCCATCAAGAACGCAGTTACAAGCACTCA GTACACATCTGGCACAACGCACACGGCTGAGGCGATCAAGTACGCCCGGGAGACGTCCTTCTCCACCGCCAACGGCATGAGGGCAAATGTCGCCAAGGTCGCTATCATCGTCACTGACG GCAAATCCAACAACGCCGCTGCCACGGCTTCAGAGGCAGCCAGCCTGCGCGCACATGGTATCACCGTGTTTGCGGTAGGTGTTGGGGCTGGCGCCCAACAGAGCGAGCTGAATTCAATGGCAACGGACCCGGACAGCTCCCACGTGTTCCAAGTGGACAATTTCAACAACCTCGCCAACATCAAGACCTCGCTTTCACACCAGGCGTGTGAAG tcaaAGTGGTAACGTTGCCGCCGACGACGCCTGCTCCGAAGGCGGACTGCCAAGCCCAGGCGGACATTATGTTCCTGCTGGACTCTTCCGGTTCCGTGGGCTCCCCCAACTTCCAGACAATGAAGGGCTTTGTCCACGACATGATGAACAGCTTCAACATCGGGCCTAACGCCGTCCAGGTGGGCGTGGACACGTTCCAGACGAGCGTCAAGGCAGAGTTCTACATGAACACGTACCAAGACCGCCCGAGCGTCCAACAGGCCATCAACAACATCGCTTATCACTCCGGCTTGACCCACACTGGCGAGGCTCTCCGATTCATGCACACTGACAGTTTCTCCGCCGCGCACG GTGACAGAGCCAATGTACCCAACATCGCCATCGTGGTCACTGACGGACAGTCAAACAACCCGACCCTCACGGCTGCGGAAGCGAAGGCGGCCAGGGACGCCGGCATAACCATCCTTGCCATCGGTGTCGGCCACGGTGTGGTGCGGTCGGAACTCAACGAGATCGCTTCTGACCCAGACAGTACCCACGTTTTTACTGCCGACTCGTTTTCTGCCCTGAGCTCCTTGAATGCCCTCCTGTCTACAAAAGCGTGTGAAG TATCGAAACCTCATGCACAGCCGCATACCGCCCCTAACTGTGCGGCCAAGGCCGACGTCGCTTTCATTCTCGATTCTTCCGGAAGTATTGGTGCCACCAACTACCAAAAAATGCTCCAGTTCGTTCGTGACGTCACATCTAAGTTTGACGTCGGTCCAGACAAGGTGCGCATTGCAACGGAGAGTTTCAGCGACAGAACATTCCCACAATTTAATCTGAACAG GTATACGACCCAGCAGCAGGTGGACCAGGCCATCGCCAACATCCCGTACAAGCAGGGAACCACCAACACGGGACAGGCTCTCCAT GACGCCTACACCACGATATTCAACCAGAACAACGGTGACCGTCCTGGCATACCCAACATCGCCATCGTAGTTACAGACGGACGGTCGACAAACCGACCTAACACTCTGGCTGAGGCACAGAAACTTCGCAACTCTGGCGTTCAG GTGTTTGCTGTCGGTGTAGGTGGCGGTGTGGATACGTCGGAGCTAAACGCAATCGCGAGCGACCCGGACAGTTCCCATGTGCTTACCGTGCAGGATTTCAGCCAGCTTGCCTCGATCACCGCCTCCCTCAACAGCCAGGCATGCGCCG CGATCCCCCCAACTGGCCAGACAGTGATGACAACGATTCCTCCGCACGCATGCCAGGACAACTTGCCAAACTGCAAAGCGTATGAATTACCCGGGGTGTGCACGAGCTACGCCGAGTGGTCGCACAGCAACTGCGCTGCAAGCTGTGGCTTCTGTCGTAAGTAA